The following are from one region of the Penaeus vannamei isolate JL-2024 chromosome 28, ASM4276789v1, whole genome shotgun sequence genome:
- the LOC138867198 gene encoding uncharacterized protein isoform X8, with translation MKSVRNLEVISGGDLVVGRVYKQAGLRSLGSPFTGRMMKFFAIFVVAVAVQHASGEGGFGHGGGHGVAVGGGHLLGGGGHGLGGGHGVAVGGGHLLGGGGHGLGGGHGVAVGGGHVRGGHGGYGGGVATGFSVFNLGAPLGGYGASGSSLGHGGLTGVSSLGHGGLAGGSSLGHGGLAGGSLGHGGLAGGSSLGVGGLSHGGVLASGVHGGGLGGPVVGPHGDSYGVL, from the exons ATGAAAAGTGTCAGGAACCTTGAGGTTATTTCCGGCGGTGACCTGGTGGTTGGCAGAGTATATAAACAAGCAGGTCTTCGGAGTCTCGGTAGTCCATTTACAGGCAGGATGATG AAATTCTTTGCTATCTTCGTAGTGGCGGTCGCGGTGCAACATGCATCTGGTGAAGGAGGATTTGGCCATGGAGGAGGACACGGGGTTGCTGTTGGAGGAGGCCATTTACTTGGAGGAGGAGGCCACGGTCTTGGAGGAGGACACGGAGTTGCTGTTGGAGGAGGCCATTTACTTGGAGGAGGAGGCCACGGTCTTGGAGGAGGACACGGAGTTGCTGTTGGAGGAGGACATGTCAGGGGCGGTCACGGAGGTTATGGCGGAGGTGTAGCCACAGGCTTCAGCGTGTTCAACCTCGGAGCCCCACTGGGAGGCTACGGTGCGAGTGGCTCCTCCTTGGGGCACGGTGGTCTTACCGGCGTCTCCTCCTTGGGGCACGGAGGCCTCGCTGGTGGCTCCTCCTTGGGGCACGGAG GTCTCGCTGGTGGCTCCTTGGGGCACGGAG GTCTCGCTGGTGGCTCCTCCTTGGGAGTTGGCGGCCTTAGCCATGGGGGCGTCTTGGCCAGTGGCGTTCACGGCGGCGGCCTCGGGGGGCCAGTCGTCGGTCCCCACGGGGACTCTTACGGGGTTCTGTAA
- the LOC138867198 gene encoding uncharacterized protein isoform X5 yields the protein MKSVRNLEVISGGDLVVGRVYKQAGLRSLGSPFTGRMMKFFAIFVVAVAVQHASGEGGFGHGGGHGVAVGGGHLLGGGGHGLGGGHGVAVGGGHLLGGGGHGLGGGHGVAVGGGHVRGGHGGYGGGVATGFSVFNLGAPLGGYGASGSSLGHGGLTGVSSLGHGGLAGGSSLGHGGLAGGSLGHGGLAGGSLGHGGLAGGSSLGVGGLSHGGVLASGVHGGGLGGPVVGPHGDSYGVL from the exons ATGAAAAGTGTCAGGAACCTTGAGGTTATTTCCGGCGGTGACCTGGTGGTTGGCAGAGTATATAAACAAGCAGGTCTTCGGAGTCTCGGTAGTCCATTTACAGGCAGGATGATG AAATTCTTTGCTATCTTCGTAGTGGCGGTCGCGGTGCAACATGCATCTGGTGAAGGAGGATTTGGCCATGGAGGAGGACACGGGGTTGCTGTTGGAGGAGGCCATTTACTTGGAGGAGGAGGCCACGGTCTTGGAGGAGGACACGGAGTTGCTGTTGGAGGAGGCCATTTACTTGGAGGAGGAGGCCACGGTCTTGGAGGAGGACACGGAGTTGCTGTTGGAGGAGGACATGTCAGGGGCGGTCACGGAGGTTATGGCGGAGGTGTAGCCACAGGCTTCAGCGTGTTCAACCTCGGAGCCCCACTGGGAGGCTACGGTGCGAGTGGCTCCTCCTTGGGGCACGGTGGTCTTACCGGCGTCTCCTCCTTGGGGCACGGAGGCCTCGCTGGTGGCTCCTCCTTGGGGCACGGAG GTCTCGCTGGTGGCTCCTTGGGGCACGGAGGTCTCGCTGGTGGCTCCCTGGGGCACGGAGGTCTCGCTGGTGGCTCCTCCTTGGGAGTTGGCGGCCTTAGCCATGGGGGCGTCTTGGCCAGTGGCGTTCACGGCGGCGGCCTCGGGGGGCCAGTCGTCGGTCCCCACGGGGACTCTTACGGGGTTCTGTAA
- the LOC138867198 gene encoding uncharacterized protein isoform X4 gives MKSVRNLEVISGGDLVVGRVYKQAGLRSLGSPFTGRMMKFFAIFVVAVAVQHASGEGGFGHGGGHGVAVGGGHLLGGGGHGLGGGHGVAVGGGHLLGGGGHGLGGGHGVAVGGGHVRGGHGGYGGGVATGFSVFNLGAPLGGYGASGSSLGHGGLTGVSSLGHGGLAGGSSLGHGGLAGGSSLGHGGLAGGSLGHGGLAGGSSLGVGGLSHGGVLASGVHGGGLGGPVVGPHGDSYGVL, from the exons ATGAAAAGTGTCAGGAACCTTGAGGTTATTTCCGGCGGTGACCTGGTGGTTGGCAGAGTATATAAACAAGCAGGTCTTCGGAGTCTCGGTAGTCCATTTACAGGCAGGATGATG AAATTCTTTGCTATCTTCGTAGTGGCGGTCGCGGTGCAACATGCATCTGGTGAAGGAGGATTTGGCCATGGAGGAGGACACGGGGTTGCTGTTGGAGGAGGCCATTTACTTGGAGGAGGAGGCCACGGTCTTGGAGGAGGACACGGAGTTGCTGTTGGAGGAGGCCATTTACTTGGAGGAGGAGGCCACGGTCTTGGAGGAGGACACGGAGTTGCTGTTGGAGGAGGACATGTCAGGGGCGGTCACGGAGGTTATGGCGGAGGTGTAGCCACAGGCTTCAGCGTGTTCAACCTCGGAGCCCCACTGGGAGGCTACGGTGCGAGTGGCTCCTCCTTGGGGCACGGTGGTCTTACCGGCGTCTCCTCCTTGGGGCACGGAGGCCTCGCTGGTGGCTCCTCCTTGGGGCACGGAGGCCTCGCTGGTGGCTCCTCCTTGGGGCACGGAG GTCTCGCTGGTGGCTCCTTGGGGCACGGAG GTCTCGCTGGTGGCTCCTCCTTGGGAGTTGGCGGCCTTAGCCATGGGGGCGTCTTGGCCAGTGGCGTTCACGGCGGCGGCCTCGGGGGGCCAGTCGTCGGTCCCCACGGGGACTCTTACGGGGTTCTGTAA
- the LOC138867198 gene encoding uncharacterized protein isoform X10: protein MKSVRNLEVISGGDLVVGRVYKQAGLRSLGSPFTGRMMKFFAIFVVAVAVQHASGEGGFGHGGGHGVAVGGGHLLGGGGHGLGGGHGVAVGGGHLLGGGGHGLGGGHGVAVGGGHVRGGHGGYGGGVATGFSVFNLGAPLGGYGASGSSLGHGGLAGGSSLGHGGLAGGSLGHGGLAGGSSLGVGGLSHGGVLASGVHGGGLGGPVVGPHGDSYGVL, encoded by the exons ATGAAAAGTGTCAGGAACCTTGAGGTTATTTCCGGCGGTGACCTGGTGGTTGGCAGAGTATATAAACAAGCAGGTCTTCGGAGTCTCGGTAGTCCATTTACAGGCAGGATGATG AAATTCTTTGCTATCTTCGTAGTGGCGGTCGCGGTGCAACATGCATCTGGTGAAGGAGGATTTGGCCATGGAGGAGGACACGGGGTTGCTGTTGGAGGAGGCCATTTACTTGGAGGAGGAGGCCACGGTCTTGGAGGAGGACACGGAGTTGCTGTTGGAGGAGGCCATTTACTTGGAGGAGGAGGCCACGGTCTTGGAGGAGGACACGGAGTTGCTGTTGGAGGAGGACATGTCAGGGGCGGTCACGGAGGTTATGGCGGAGGTGTAGCCACAGGCTTCAGCGTGTTCAACCTCGGAGCCCCACTGGGAGGCTACGGTGCGAGTGGCTCCTCCTTGGGGCACGGTG GCCTCGCTGGTGGCTCCTCCTTGGGGCACGGAG GTCTCGCTGGTGGCTCCTTGGGGCACGGAG GTCTCGCTGGTGGCTCCTCCTTGGGAGTTGGCGGCCTTAGCCATGGGGGCGTCTTGGCCAGTGGCGTTCACGGCGGCGGCCTCGGGGGGCCAGTCGTCGGTCCCCACGGGGACTCTTACGGGGTTCTGTAA
- the LOC138867198 gene encoding uncharacterized protein isoform X12 — MKSVRNLEVISGGDLVVGRVYKQAGLRSLGSPFTGRMMKFFAIFVVAVAVQHASGEGGFGHGGGHGVAVGGGHLLGGGGHGLGGGHGVAVGGGHLLGGGGHGLGGGHGVAVGGGHVRGGHGGYGGGVATGFSVFNLGAPLGGYGASGSSLGHGGLAGGSSLGHGGLAGGSSLGVGGLSHGGVLASGVHGGGLGGPVVGPHGDSYGVL, encoded by the exons ATGAAAAGTGTCAGGAACCTTGAGGTTATTTCCGGCGGTGACCTGGTGGTTGGCAGAGTATATAAACAAGCAGGTCTTCGGAGTCTCGGTAGTCCATTTACAGGCAGGATGATG AAATTCTTTGCTATCTTCGTAGTGGCGGTCGCGGTGCAACATGCATCTGGTGAAGGAGGATTTGGCCATGGAGGAGGACACGGGGTTGCTGTTGGAGGAGGCCATTTACTTGGAGGAGGAGGCCACGGTCTTGGAGGAGGACACGGAGTTGCTGTTGGAGGAGGCCATTTACTTGGAGGAGGAGGCCACGGTCTTGGAGGAGGACACGGAGTTGCTGTTGGAGGAGGACATGTCAGGGGCGGTCACGGAGGTTATGGCGGAGGTGTAGCCACAGGCTTCAGCGTGTTCAACCTCGGAGCCCCACTGGGAGGCTACGGTGCGAGTGGCTCCTCCTTGGGGCACGGTG GCCTCGCTGGTGGCTCCTCCTTGGGGCACGGAG GTCTCGCTGGTGGCTCCTCCTTGGGAGTTGGCGGCCTTAGCCATGGGGGCGTCTTGGCCAGTGGCGTTCACGGCGGCGGCCTCGGGGGGCCAGTCGTCGGTCCCCACGGGGACTCTTACGGGGTTCTGTAA
- the LOC138867198 gene encoding uncharacterized protein isoform X9: MKSVRNLEVISGGDLVVGRVYKQAGLRSLGSPFTGRMMKFFAIFVVAVAVQHASGEGGFGHGGGHGVAVGGGHLLGGGGHGLGGGHGVAVGGGHLLGGGGHGLGGGHGVAVGGGHVRGGHGGYGGGVATGFSVFNLGAPLGGYGASGSSLGHGGLAGGSSLGHGGLAGGSLGHGGLAGGSLGHGGLAGGSSLGVGGLSHGGVLASGVHGGGLGGPVVGPHGDSYGVL, from the exons ATGAAAAGTGTCAGGAACCTTGAGGTTATTTCCGGCGGTGACCTGGTGGTTGGCAGAGTATATAAACAAGCAGGTCTTCGGAGTCTCGGTAGTCCATTTACAGGCAGGATGATG AAATTCTTTGCTATCTTCGTAGTGGCGGTCGCGGTGCAACATGCATCTGGTGAAGGAGGATTTGGCCATGGAGGAGGACACGGGGTTGCTGTTGGAGGAGGCCATTTACTTGGAGGAGGAGGCCACGGTCTTGGAGGAGGACACGGAGTTGCTGTTGGAGGAGGCCATTTACTTGGAGGAGGAGGCCACGGTCTTGGAGGAGGACACGGAGTTGCTGTTGGAGGAGGACATGTCAGGGGCGGTCACGGAGGTTATGGCGGAGGTGTAGCCACAGGCTTCAGCGTGTTCAACCTCGGAGCCCCACTGGGAGGCTACGGTGCGAGTGGCTCCTCCTTGGGGCACGGTG GCCTCGCTGGTGGCTCCTCCTTGGGGCACGGAG GTCTCGCTGGTGGCTCCTTGGGGCACGGAGGTCTCGCTGGTGGCTCCCTGGGGCACGGAGGTCTCGCTGGTGGCTCCTCCTTGGGAGTTGGCGGCCTTAGCCATGGGGGCGTCTTGGCCAGTGGCGTTCACGGCGGCGGCCTCGGGGGGCCAGTCGTCGGTCCCCACGGGGACTCTTACGGGGTTCTGTAA
- the LOC138867198 gene encoding uncharacterized protein isoform X3 — MKSVRNLEVISGGDLVVGRVYKQAGLRSLGSPFTGRMMKFFAIFVVAVAVQHASGEGGFGHGGGHGVAVGGGHLLGGGGHGLGGGHGVAVGGGHLLGGGGHGLGGGHGVAVGGGHVRGGHGGYGGGVATGFSVFNLGAPLGGYGASGSSLGHGGLTGVSSLGHGGLAGGSSLGHGGLAGGSSLGHGGLAGGSLGHGGLAGGSLGHGGLAGGSSLGVGGLSHGGVLASGVHGGGLGGPVVGPHGDSYGVL, encoded by the exons ATGAAAAGTGTCAGGAACCTTGAGGTTATTTCCGGCGGTGACCTGGTGGTTGGCAGAGTATATAAACAAGCAGGTCTTCGGAGTCTCGGTAGTCCATTTACAGGCAGGATGATG AAATTCTTTGCTATCTTCGTAGTGGCGGTCGCGGTGCAACATGCATCTGGTGAAGGAGGATTTGGCCATGGAGGAGGACACGGGGTTGCTGTTGGAGGAGGCCATTTACTTGGAGGAGGAGGCCACGGTCTTGGAGGAGGACACGGAGTTGCTGTTGGAGGAGGCCATTTACTTGGAGGAGGAGGCCACGGTCTTGGAGGAGGACACGGAGTTGCTGTTGGAGGAGGACATGTCAGGGGCGGTCACGGAGGTTATGGCGGAGGTGTAGCCACAGGCTTCAGCGTGTTCAACCTCGGAGCCCCACTGGGAGGCTACGGTGCGAGTGGCTCCTCCTTGGGGCACGGTGGTCTTACCGGCGTCTCCTCCTTGGGGCACGGAGGCCTCGCTGGTGGCTCCTCCTTGGGGCACGGAGGCCTCGCTGGTGGCTCCTCCTTGGGGCACGGAG GTCTCGCTGGTGGCTCCTTGGGGCACGGAGGTCTCGCTGGTGGCTCCCTGGGGCACGGAGGTCTCGCTGGTGGCTCCTCCTTGGGAGTTGGCGGCCTTAGCCATGGGGGCGTCTTGGCCAGTGGCGTTCACGGCGGCGGCCTCGGGGGGCCAGTCGTCGGTCCCCACGGGGACTCTTACGGGGTTCTGTAA
- the LOC138867198 gene encoding uncharacterized protein isoform X2, whose product MKSVRNLEVISGGDLVVGRVYKQAGLRSLGSPFTGRMMKFFAIFVVAVAVQHASGEGGFGHGGGHGVAVGGGHLLGGGGHGLGGGHGVAVGGGHLLGGGGHGLGGGHGVAVGGGHVRGGHGGYGGGVATGFSVFNLGAPLGGYGASGSSLGHGGLTGVSSLGHGGLAGGSSLGHGGLAGGSSLGHGGLADGSLGHVGLAGGSLGHGGLAGGSSLGVGGLSHGGVLASGVHGGGLGGPVVGPHGDSYGVL is encoded by the exons ATGAAAAGTGTCAGGAACCTTGAGGTTATTTCCGGCGGTGACCTGGTGGTTGGCAGAGTATATAAACAAGCAGGTCTTCGGAGTCTCGGTAGTCCATTTACAGGCAGGATGATG AAATTCTTTGCTATCTTCGTAGTGGCGGTCGCGGTGCAACATGCATCTGGTGAAGGAGGATTTGGCCATGGAGGAGGACACGGGGTTGCTGTTGGAGGAGGCCATTTACTTGGAGGAGGAGGCCACGGTCTTGGAGGAGGACACGGAGTTGCTGTTGGAGGAGGCCATTTACTTGGAGGAGGAGGCCACGGTCTTGGAGGAGGACACGGAGTTGCTGTTGGAGGAGGACATGTCAGGGGCGGTCACGGAGGTTATGGCGGAGGTGTAGCCACAGGCTTCAGCGTGTTCAACCTCGGAGCCCCACTGGGAGGCTACGGTGCGAGTGGCTCCTCCTTGGGGCACGGTGGTCTTACCGGCGTCTCCTCCTTGGGGCACGGAGGCCTCGCTGGTGGCTCCTCCTTGGGGCACGGAGGCCTCGCTGGTGGCTCCTCCTTGGGGCACGGAGGTCTCGCTGATGGCTCCTTGGGACACGTAGGTCTCGCTGGTGGCTCCTTGGGGCACGGAG GTCTCGCTGGTGGCTCCTCCTTGGGAGTTGGCGGCCTTAGCCATGGGGGCGTCTTGGCCAGTGGCGTTCACGGCGGCGGCCTCGGGGGGCCAGTCGTCGGTCCCCACGGGGACTCTTACGGGGTTCTGTAA
- the LOC138867198 gene encoding uncharacterized protein isoform X1: protein MKSVRNLEVISGGDLVVGRVYKQAGLRSLGSPFTGRMMKFFAIFVVAVAVQHASGEGGFGHGGGHGVAVGGGHLLGGGGHGLGGGHGVAVGGGHLLGGGGHGLGGGHGVAVGGGHVRGGHGGYGGGVATGFSVFNLGAPLGGYGASGSSLGHGGLTGVSSLGHGGLAGGSSLGHGGLAGGSSLGHGGLADGSLGHVGLAGGSLGHGGLAGGSLGHGGLAGGSSLGVGGLSHGGVLASGVHGGGLGGPVVGPHGDSYGVL from the exons ATGAAAAGTGTCAGGAACCTTGAGGTTATTTCCGGCGGTGACCTGGTGGTTGGCAGAGTATATAAACAAGCAGGTCTTCGGAGTCTCGGTAGTCCATTTACAGGCAGGATGATG AAATTCTTTGCTATCTTCGTAGTGGCGGTCGCGGTGCAACATGCATCTGGTGAAGGAGGATTTGGCCATGGAGGAGGACACGGGGTTGCTGTTGGAGGAGGCCATTTACTTGGAGGAGGAGGCCACGGTCTTGGAGGAGGACACGGAGTTGCTGTTGGAGGAGGCCATTTACTTGGAGGAGGAGGCCACGGTCTTGGAGGAGGACACGGAGTTGCTGTTGGAGGAGGACATGTCAGGGGCGGTCACGGAGGTTATGGCGGAGGTGTAGCCACAGGCTTCAGCGTGTTCAACCTCGGAGCCCCACTGGGAGGCTACGGTGCGAGTGGCTCCTCCTTGGGGCACGGTGGTCTTACCGGCGTCTCCTCCTTGGGGCACGGAGGCCTCGCTGGTGGCTCCTCCTTGGGGCACGGAGGCCTCGCTGGTGGCTCCTCCTTGGGGCACGGAGGTCTCGCTGATGGCTCCTTGGGACACGTAGGTCTCGCTGGTGGCTCCTTGGGGCACGGAGGTCTCGCTGGTGGCTCCCTGGGGCACGGAGGTCTCGCTGGTGGCTCCTCCTTGGGAGTTGGCGGCCTTAGCCATGGGGGCGTCTTGGCCAGTGGCGTTCACGGCGGCGGCCTCGGGGGGCCAGTCGTCGGTCCCCACGGGGACTCTTACGGGGTTCTGTAA
- the LOC138867198 gene encoding uncharacterized protein isoform X7: MKSVRNLEVISGGDLVVGRVYKQAGLRSLGSPFTGRMMKFFAIFVVAVAVQHASGEGGFGHGGGHGVAVGGGHLLGGGGHGLGGGHGVAVGGGHLLGGGGHGLGGGHGVAVGGGHVRGGHGGYGGGVATGFSVFNLGAPLGGYGASGSSLGHGGLTGVSSLGHGGLAGGSSLGHGGLAGGSSLGHGGLAGGSSLGVGGLSHGGVLASGVHGGGLGGPVVGPHGDSYGVL; this comes from the exons ATGAAAAGTGTCAGGAACCTTGAGGTTATTTCCGGCGGTGACCTGGTGGTTGGCAGAGTATATAAACAAGCAGGTCTTCGGAGTCTCGGTAGTCCATTTACAGGCAGGATGATG AAATTCTTTGCTATCTTCGTAGTGGCGGTCGCGGTGCAACATGCATCTGGTGAAGGAGGATTTGGCCATGGAGGAGGACACGGGGTTGCTGTTGGAGGAGGCCATTTACTTGGAGGAGGAGGCCACGGTCTTGGAGGAGGACACGGAGTTGCTGTTGGAGGAGGCCATTTACTTGGAGGAGGAGGCCACGGTCTTGGAGGAGGACACGGAGTTGCTGTTGGAGGAGGACATGTCAGGGGCGGTCACGGAGGTTATGGCGGAGGTGTAGCCACAGGCTTCAGCGTGTTCAACCTCGGAGCCCCACTGGGAGGCTACGGTGCGAGTGGCTCCTCCTTGGGGCACGGTGGTCTTACCGGCGTCTCCTCCTTGGGGCACGGAGGCCTCGCTGGTGGCTCCTCCTTGGGGCACGGAGGCCTCGCTGGTGGCTCCTCCTTGGGGCACGGAG GTCTCGCTGGTGGCTCCTCCTTGGGAGTTGGCGGCCTTAGCCATGGGGGCGTCTTGGCCAGTGGCGTTCACGGCGGCGGCCTCGGGGGGCCAGTCGTCGGTCCCCACGGGGACTCTTACGGGGTTCTGTAA
- the LOC138867198 gene encoding uncharacterized protein isoform X13 — MKSVRNLEVISGGDLVVGRVYKQAGLRSLGSPFTGRMMKFFAIFVVAVAVQHASGEGGFGHGGGHGVAVGGGHLLGGGGHGLGGGHGVAVGGGHLLGGGGHGLGGGHGVAVGGGHVRGGHGGYGGGVATGFSVFNLGAPLGGYGASGSSLGHGGLAGGSLGHGGLAGGSSLGVGGLSHGGVLASGVHGGGLGGPVVGPHGDSYGVL, encoded by the exons ATGAAAAGTGTCAGGAACCTTGAGGTTATTTCCGGCGGTGACCTGGTGGTTGGCAGAGTATATAAACAAGCAGGTCTTCGGAGTCTCGGTAGTCCATTTACAGGCAGGATGATG AAATTCTTTGCTATCTTCGTAGTGGCGGTCGCGGTGCAACATGCATCTGGTGAAGGAGGATTTGGCCATGGAGGAGGACACGGGGTTGCTGTTGGAGGAGGCCATTTACTTGGAGGAGGAGGCCACGGTCTTGGAGGAGGACACGGAGTTGCTGTTGGAGGAGGCCATTTACTTGGAGGAGGAGGCCACGGTCTTGGAGGAGGACACGGAGTTGCTGTTGGAGGAGGACATGTCAGGGGCGGTCACGGAGGTTATGGCGGAGGTGTAGCCACAGGCTTCAGCGTGTTCAACCTCGGAGCCCCACTGGGAGGCTACGGTGCGAGTGGCTCCTCCTTGGGGCACGGTG GTCTCGCTGGTGGCTCCTTGGGGCACGGAG GTCTCGCTGGTGGCTCCTCCTTGGGAGTTGGCGGCCTTAGCCATGGGGGCGTCTTGGCCAGTGGCGTTCACGGCGGCGGCCTCGGGGGGCCAGTCGTCGGTCCCCACGGGGACTCTTACGGGGTTCTGTAA
- the LOC138867198 gene encoding uncharacterized protein isoform X11 produces MKSVRNLEVISGGDLVVGRVYKQAGLRSLGSPFTGRMMKFFAIFVVAVAVQHASGEGGFGHGGGHGVAVGGGHLLGGGGHGLGGGHGVAVGGGHLLGGGGHGLGGGHGVAVGGGHVRGGHGGYGGGVATGFSVFNLGAPLGGYGASGSSLGHGGLAGGSLGHGGLAGGSLGHGGLAGGSSLGVGGLSHGGVLASGVHGGGLGGPVVGPHGDSYGVL; encoded by the exons ATGAAAAGTGTCAGGAACCTTGAGGTTATTTCCGGCGGTGACCTGGTGGTTGGCAGAGTATATAAACAAGCAGGTCTTCGGAGTCTCGGTAGTCCATTTACAGGCAGGATGATG AAATTCTTTGCTATCTTCGTAGTGGCGGTCGCGGTGCAACATGCATCTGGTGAAGGAGGATTTGGCCATGGAGGAGGACACGGGGTTGCTGTTGGAGGAGGCCATTTACTTGGAGGAGGAGGCCACGGTCTTGGAGGAGGACACGGAGTTGCTGTTGGAGGAGGCCATTTACTTGGAGGAGGAGGCCACGGTCTTGGAGGAGGACACGGAGTTGCTGTTGGAGGAGGACATGTCAGGGGCGGTCACGGAGGTTATGGCGGAGGTGTAGCCACAGGCTTCAGCGTGTTCAACCTCGGAGCCCCACTGGGAGGCTACGGTGCGAGTGGCTCCTCCTTGGGGCACGGTG GTCTCGCTGGTGGCTCCTTGGGGCACGGAGGTCTCGCTGGTGGCTCCCTGGGGCACGGAGGTCTCGCTGGTGGCTCCTCCTTGGGAGTTGGCGGCCTTAGCCATGGGGGCGTCTTGGCCAGTGGCGTTCACGGCGGCGGCCTCGGGGGGCCAGTCGTCGGTCCCCACGGGGACTCTTACGGGGTTCTGTAA
- the LOC138867198 gene encoding uncharacterized protein isoform X6 encodes MKSVRNLEVISGGDLVVGRVYKQAGLRSLGSPFTGRMMKFFAIFVVAVAVQHASGEGGFGHGGGHGVAVGGGHLLGGGGHGLGGGHGVAVGGGHLLGGGGHGLGGGHGVAVGGGHVRGGHGGYGGGVATGFSVFNLGAPLGGYGASGSSLGHGGLAGGSSLGHGGLADGSLGHVGLAGGSLGHGGLAGGSLGHGGLAGGSSLGVGGLSHGGVLASGVHGGGLGGPVVGPHGDSYGVL; translated from the exons ATGAAAAGTGTCAGGAACCTTGAGGTTATTTCCGGCGGTGACCTGGTGGTTGGCAGAGTATATAAACAAGCAGGTCTTCGGAGTCTCGGTAGTCCATTTACAGGCAGGATGATG AAATTCTTTGCTATCTTCGTAGTGGCGGTCGCGGTGCAACATGCATCTGGTGAAGGAGGATTTGGCCATGGAGGAGGACACGGGGTTGCTGTTGGAGGAGGCCATTTACTTGGAGGAGGAGGCCACGGTCTTGGAGGAGGACACGGAGTTGCTGTTGGAGGAGGCCATTTACTTGGAGGAGGAGGCCACGGTCTTGGAGGAGGACACGGAGTTGCTGTTGGAGGAGGACATGTCAGGGGCGGTCACGGAGGTTATGGCGGAGGTGTAGCCACAGGCTTCAGCGTGTTCAACCTCGGAGCCCCACTGGGAGGCTACGGTGCGAGTGGCTCCTCCTTGGGGCACGGTG GCCTCGCTGGTGGCTCCTCCTTGGGGCACGGAGGTCTCGCTGATGGCTCCTTGGGACACGTAGGTCTCGCTGGTGGCTCCTTGGGGCACGGAGGTCTCGCTGGTGGCTCCCTGGGGCACGGAGGTCTCGCTGGTGGCTCCTCCTTGGGAGTTGGCGGCCTTAGCCATGGGGGCGTCTTGGCCAGTGGCGTTCACGGCGGCGGCCTCGGGGGGCCAGTCGTCGGTCCCCACGGGGACTCTTACGGGGTTCTGTAA